The Micromonospora sp. Llam0 genome includes a window with the following:
- a CDS encoding SAV_6107 family HEPN domain-containing protein: MPTTSAPAHSAPAQATTAVPAQAPTVPAHLLPNRTPAQLLVLARHGLTEAGSTRPDGLRYAAAHLSALRAAAAMLAARARPAPARRNRVTSVWALLMMVAPEMAEWATFFAAGASKRAAAEAGIPRVVTAREADDLLRAAGQFVSLVEDTLGLAHQPALDPALDGLAAA; the protein is encoded by the coding sequence ATGCCGACCACTTCGGCACCGGCTCATTCGGCACCGGCCCAGGCCACGACCGCAGTCCCGGCCCAGGCACCCACGGTGCCGGCGCACCTGCTGCCCAACCGCACCCCGGCCCAGTTGCTCGTCCTCGCCCGGCACGGGCTGACCGAAGCGGGCAGCACCCGCCCCGACGGGCTGCGGTACGCGGCGGCCCACCTGTCCGCTCTGCGCGCCGCCGCCGCGATGCTCGCCGCCCGCGCCCGGCCCGCCCCGGCCCGCCGCAACCGGGTCACCAGCGTCTGGGCCCTGCTGATGATGGTCGCTCCCGAGATGGCCGAGTGGGCCACCTTCTTCGCCGCCGGTGCCAGCAAACGGGCCGCCGCCGAAGCCGGCATCCCCCGGGTGGTCACCGCCCGGGAAGCCGACGACCTGCTGCGTGCCGCCGGGCAGTTCGTCTCCCTGGTCGAGGACACCCTCGGGCTGGCCCACCAACCTGCTCTCGACCCGGCTCTCGACGGCCTGGCCGCTGCCTGA
- a CDS encoding C39 family peptidase, with protein MNTIFRKSALSVAGLLTAGGVVAAPAVAAQAAGPGAADGGAREVRVQYEAQPNFYYCGPAATRIALTAQGHAPSQDEVAGKLGTTEAGTDSAEETTRVLNEVTGEAEYETVSIGAAAAKPEHVEKLRADVREAVDDDRAVVANIMGTASDVDGVAHSYEGGHYLTVTGYRDGGDTVKIADPYFEGQEYWMDLDVLADWTAKRGYSA; from the coding sequence ATGAACACGATTTTCCGTAAGTCTGCTCTGTCGGTTGCTGGTCTGTTGACCGCTGGTGGTGTGGTGGCCGCTCCTGCGGTGGCGGCGCAGGCCGCTGGTCCGGGTGCCGCCGATGGTGGTGCGCGTGAGGTGCGGGTGCAGTACGAGGCGCAGCCGAATTTCTACTACTGCGGGCCGGCGGCGACGCGGATCGCGTTGACGGCGCAGGGTCATGCTCCGTCGCAGGATGAGGTGGCGGGCAAGTTGGGGACGACCGAGGCCGGTACGGATTCGGCGGAGGAGACGACCCGGGTGCTGAACGAGGTGACCGGTGAGGCCGAGTACGAGACGGTGTCGATCGGTGCGGCCGCGGCGAAGCCGGAGCATGTGGAGAAGTTGCGGGCGGATGTGCGTGAGGCGGTGGACGACGACCGGGCGGTGGTGGCGAACATCATGGGTACGGCGTCGGACGTCGACGGGGTGGCGCACTCGTATGAGGGTGGGCATTACCTGACGGTGACGGGTTACCGGGATGGTGGTGACACGGTGAAGATCGCTGACCCGTACTTCGAGGGTCAGGAGTACTGGATGGACCTCGACGTGCTGGCCGACTGGACCGCCAAGCGCGGCTACTCCGCCTGA
- a CDS encoding RAMP superfamily CRISPR-associated protein, whose protein sequence is MTNAKPTVGNTGLRNGQPFTVDVEFLSDWACGTGTGRHGAVDREVQRDADGLPMLRGKALAAVLRDAAETVATGLDGGVTGTWHDWVEAVFGSQPGASSRQRLGPGKAGEPRPQPRSTPVPAALQARPLRLPEEVRRAVAAFDDRDRVLAREAAVLLRPGVQIDQYRHTAADDMFRVEERAAVGLTVTTDWQLSFAGLAVGELVPWEAELLLLAAARLVDAVGGKRRRGAGRCRVTIAGDGASGTGDGTRLADLLRRIDQAKTPAEAMPTTVAETADTQTAETQTADTMLGAKAKAAPEHRHDLRITALTPLMVARGVLGNLVLSERFVPGTSLLPMVAKALGDRATELITSGQVVVTNATVEVDGKRSLPLPRALHQFKDADPEQSDEPPVLVNLLKPRTDDGQRLRTMPGFCIRDTAGGGGIRIAEADLVTQAHAVIDDASQRPTEDSGGLFIHEAIAAGTVLRCELWLPADTRLDTEWLNREHAIGRSRKDDYGHVRVEVIDRPGEPALTSRSEDPANGELVVWLLSDLLLRGPAGAPVTSLDQLGTVLGAALGIDLTLPEQEPGQPPAEFVTTRRVESWQRRWSMPRPSLTGIAAGSVVRFQMSGVPDDGALRRVEATGLGERTAEGYGRLALQPWLLGEETVRLSAPDDQSKGGSNGSRGGEGTARRWLADDVPALAVELLRRGWRRELHRTAAVRAADDALRDLLVPGNATAAQLGVLRTLADRLTAGDGPAQLRGWIAATRRNPPRMQVWGERRLDQLALLAGGHEELWTHLGVRPPEPVAGELHRQAAGWLLTEVARAEVERRRNPTTDDDQLAGPQADRNEEVPA, encoded by the coding sequence ATGACCAACGCCAAGCCAACAGTTGGCAACACGGGCCTGCGCAACGGCCAGCCGTTCACCGTCGACGTGGAGTTCCTCAGCGACTGGGCGTGCGGCACCGGCACCGGCCGGCACGGCGCGGTGGACCGGGAGGTGCAGCGCGACGCCGACGGCCTGCCGATGCTGCGCGGCAAGGCACTCGCGGCGGTGCTGCGCGACGCGGCGGAGACCGTCGCCACCGGTTTGGACGGAGGCGTCACCGGCACCTGGCACGACTGGGTGGAGGCGGTCTTCGGCAGCCAGCCCGGTGCGTCGTCCCGGCAACGGCTCGGTCCTGGCAAGGCCGGCGAGCCGCGACCGCAGCCACGCTCGACGCCGGTTCCGGCAGCGCTGCAGGCCCGGCCGCTGCGCCTGCCAGAAGAGGTGCGACGCGCGGTCGCCGCATTCGACGACCGTGACCGCGTCCTGGCCCGGGAGGCGGCTGTGCTGCTGCGCCCCGGAGTGCAGATCGACCAGTATCGGCACACCGCGGCCGACGACATGTTCCGCGTCGAGGAACGGGCAGCGGTCGGGTTGACGGTGACCACCGACTGGCAGCTGTCCTTCGCCGGGCTCGCCGTCGGCGAACTGGTGCCGTGGGAGGCCGAACTGCTGCTGCTGGCCGCCGCCCGGCTGGTCGACGCCGTCGGCGGCAAGCGTCGACGCGGTGCCGGACGATGCCGCGTCACCATCGCCGGTGACGGAGCCAGCGGCACTGGCGACGGGACTCGGTTGGCCGATCTGCTGCGCAGAATCGATCAGGCGAAGACCCCGGCCGAGGCGATGCCGACAACCGTCGCTGAGACGGCCGACACGCAGACGGCCGAGACGCAGACGGCCGACACGATGCTCGGCGCGAAGGCAAAGGCCGCGCCTGAGCACCGCCACGACCTGCGGATCACCGCGCTCACTCCATTGATGGTGGCCCGTGGCGTGCTCGGCAACCTGGTGTTGTCCGAACGATTCGTGCCCGGTACGTCGCTGCTGCCGATGGTGGCCAAGGCGCTCGGCGACCGCGCCACCGAGCTGATCACCAGCGGTCAGGTGGTGGTCACCAACGCCACCGTCGAGGTCGACGGCAAGCGGTCGCTGCCGCTGCCCCGTGCCCTGCACCAGTTCAAGGACGCCGACCCCGAACAGTCGGACGAACCACCGGTCCTGGTGAACCTGCTGAAGCCCCGTACCGACGACGGCCAACGGCTGCGAACAATGCCCGGTTTCTGCATCCGCGATACCGCCGGCGGCGGCGGTATCCGCATCGCCGAGGCGGATCTGGTGACGCAGGCACACGCCGTCATCGACGACGCGTCACAGCGGCCGACCGAGGATTCCGGTGGCCTGTTCATCCACGAGGCGATCGCTGCCGGCACCGTGCTGCGCTGCGAGCTGTGGCTGCCCGCCGACACGAGGCTGGACACCGAGTGGCTCAACCGCGAGCACGCGATCGGGCGGTCCCGCAAGGACGACTACGGCCACGTCAGGGTCGAGGTCATCGACCGACCCGGCGAGCCGGCGCTGACCAGCCGTAGCGAAGATCCAGCCAACGGCGAACTGGTCGTCTGGCTGCTGTCGGACCTGCTGCTGCGCGGCCCCGCCGGTGCGCCGGTGACCAGTTTGGACCAGCTGGGAACCGTGCTCGGCGCGGCGCTGGGCATCGACCTGACGCTGCCGGAGCAGGAGCCGGGACAACCACCGGCGGAGTTCGTCACCACCCGGCGGGTCGAGTCGTGGCAGCGCCGTTGGTCGATGCCGCGCCCGTCGCTGACCGGGATCGCAGCCGGCAGTGTCGTGCGGTTCCAGATGAGCGGGGTGCCCGACGACGGGGCGCTGCGCCGGGTCGAGGCCACCGGGCTCGGGGAGCGCACCGCCGAAGGCTACGGCCGGCTGGCGTTGCAGCCCTGGCTGCTCGGCGAAGAGACGGTTCGGCTATCCGCACCCGACGACCAGAGCAAGGGCGGCAGCAACGGCAGCAGGGGCGGTGAGGGCACGGCCCGCCGGTGGCTCGCGGATGACGTACCGGCGTTGGCGGTCGAACTGCTGCGGCGTGGCTGGCGGCGGGAACTGCACCGGACGGCAGCGGTCCGGGCAGCCGACGACGCCCTGCGCGATCTGCTCGTGCCGGGCAACGCGACCGCAGCACAGCTGGGCGTCCTGCGCACGTTGGCCGACCGGCTCACCGCCGGTGACGGCCCGGCGCAGTTGCGGGGCTGGATCGCGGCGACCCGGCGCAACCCGCCACGCATGCAGGTGTGGGGCGAGCGGCGGCTCGATCAGTTGGCGCTGCTGGCCGGCGGCCACGAGGAGTTGTGGACGCATCTGGGTGTACGCCCGCCGGAACCCGTCGCGGGCGAGTTGCACCGGCAGGCAGCCGGTTGGCTGCTCACCGAGGTGGCACGGGCCGAGGTCGAGCGACGCCGCAACCCGACGACAGACGACGACCAGCTGGCCGGTCCGCAAGCCGATCGCAACGAGGAGGTGCCAGCATGA
- a CDS encoding RAMP superfamily CRISPR-associated protein, whose protein sequence is MSRQVTSRWELTGVLVAQAAVHIGGLDAGPAQLVQARDGAGRPLLPGTALAGVIRSALRGAGNPDSALWGLPSDSDGDGGQASWVRIDDAPALDSPHVEVRDHVSIDRFHGAAAKGHLFSREVLAAGTRFAFRMVVDAPADGDAAAARTLVEAVAAQLRGPGIGVGAATTRGLGLVRLTDAVLRKSDLATRAGMLAALRTGGEPVDLPTADPDQVPAGVLRIVVPWRPHGPLAVQVSSDGDVVSAFPLTGRNKAGIHLELPGSSIKGVLRSHAERITRTVTGKSASEDFLDQMRADGLGSVAALFGTAAARDSSDRDLPTGRRGALQVATCISRATLPAAQWDAVRLLQQRLGDSAGGGGGAETGKKPDNRRSRRPKKHPQAAGSTTNAASMDGAEQEVDVHRAALGRLQLAVDELNRGVKGIKFMIAHHVAVDRWTGGAADALLFATLEPHATDDKAGKADKAWHPITLDLRVNELGPAPSEPGTESEQDGQFAPPPEQLAALALLLLVLRDLCDGWLGFGHGTTRGAGGVRVDADQVCFTAGSMTGWFSCLDGRSLAQVLADQELTESLTTAWLATAEGAQV, encoded by the coding sequence ATGAGCCGCCAGGTGACCAGCAGGTGGGAGCTGACCGGCGTCCTCGTCGCACAGGCGGCGGTGCACATCGGTGGTCTCGACGCCGGGCCGGCGCAGCTGGTCCAGGCCCGCGACGGTGCCGGCCGGCCGCTGCTGCCCGGCACCGCGCTGGCCGGGGTGATCCGCTCCGCGCTGCGCGGGGCGGGGAACCCCGACAGCGCCCTCTGGGGCCTGCCGTCCGATTCGGACGGCGACGGCGGGCAGGCTTCCTGGGTACGGATCGACGACGCCCCCGCGCTCGACAGCCCGCACGTCGAGGTACGCGACCACGTGTCGATCGACCGGTTCCACGGTGCGGCGGCCAAGGGGCACCTGTTCAGCCGGGAGGTGCTGGCCGCCGGCACCCGATTCGCCTTCCGCATGGTGGTCGACGCCCCCGCAGACGGCGACGCGGCGGCGGCGCGGACTCTGGTCGAAGCGGTCGCGGCTCAGCTACGCGGCCCCGGCATCGGCGTCGGCGCGGCCACCACCCGTGGGCTCGGCCTGGTCCGGCTGACGGACGCCGTACTGCGGAAATCGGATCTGGCGACCCGGGCCGGCATGCTCGCCGCGCTGCGCACCGGCGGGGAGCCGGTCGACCTGCCCACCGCGGACCCGGACCAGGTGCCGGCCGGTGTGCTGCGGATCGTCGTGCCGTGGCGACCGCACGGTCCGCTGGCGGTGCAGGTCAGCTCGGACGGCGACGTAGTCAGCGCCTTCCCGTTGACCGGACGGAACAAGGCTGGCATCCACCTGGAGTTGCCGGGCAGCTCGATCAAAGGTGTGCTGCGCAGCCACGCCGAGCGGATCACCCGTACGGTGACCGGCAAGTCCGCTTCCGAGGACTTTTTGGACCAGATGCGGGCCGACGGGCTCGGCTCGGTGGCGGCGCTGTTCGGCACCGCCGCCGCCCGCGACAGCAGCGACCGGGATCTGCCGACCGGTCGGCGCGGCGCGTTGCAGGTGGCCACCTGCATCAGCCGGGCGACCTTGCCGGCGGCCCAGTGGGACGCGGTGCGCCTGCTGCAGCAGCGCCTCGGCGACAGTGCGGGTGGTGGTGGTGGTGCTGAGACCGGCAAGAAGCCCGACAACAGACGATCAAGAAGACCAAAGAAGCATCCGCAGGCGGCCGGCAGCACCACGAATGCGGCCAGCATGGACGGTGCCGAGCAGGAAGTAGACGTGCACCGGGCCGCGTTGGGCCGACTGCAGCTCGCCGTCGACGAACTGAACCGTGGCGTCAAGGGCATCAAGTTCATGATCGCGCACCACGTGGCGGTGGACCGGTGGACCGGCGGTGCTGCGGACGCGCTGCTGTTCGCCACCCTGGAACCGCACGCCACTGACGACAAGGCGGGCAAGGCCGACAAGGCGTGGCACCCGATCACCCTCGATCTGCGGGTCAACGAACTCGGGCCGGCGCCGTCGGAGCCGGGCACCGAATCCGAGCAGGACGGGCAGTTCGCCCCGCCGCCAGAACAGCTTGCCGCGCTGGCGTTGCTGCTGCTGGTGCTGCGGGACCTGTGCGACGGCTGGCTCGGCTTCGGCCACGGCACCACCCGTGGCGCCGGTGGCGTGCGGGTCGACGCCGACCAGGTCTGCTTCACTGCCGGCTCGATGACCGGCTGGTTCAGCTGCCTCGACGGCCGGTCGCTGGCCCAGGTGCTGGCCGACCAGGAGCTGACGGAGTCGCTGACCACCGCCTGGCTGGCCACGGCTGAAGGAGCACAGGTATGA
- the csx19 gene encoding CRISPR-associated protein Csx19, with product MSTIVRTVRSVHAGPAGAALAAFADGTSGIGFCYRPADVRWFRFASDGVARGADGSALDLTGVFELRAFTGEAELRWLHDSGGTGTAHWVGESDTDRSQPGMPWRLRHKPYERLLWGAVVGQRNDHGWVTLHDGRIGTLPVPVDGPAAEGSLVWLQAVEYAETDEHGNVAVVDERLVGLVAKPFPTPKDPKPKNKGAAR from the coding sequence ATGAGCACAATCGTGCGTACCGTTCGATCGGTCCACGCGGGCCCGGCGGGCGCGGCGCTGGCGGCCTTCGCCGATGGCACGTCGGGGATCGGGTTCTGCTACCGGCCGGCGGACGTCCGCTGGTTCCGGTTCGCCTCCGACGGGGTGGCCCGGGGCGCTGACGGGTCGGCGCTCGACCTGACCGGCGTGTTCGAGCTCCGTGCGTTCACCGGCGAGGCCGAGCTGCGCTGGCTGCATGACAGCGGCGGGACGGGCACCGCTCACTGGGTCGGCGAGTCCGACACCGACCGCAGCCAACCGGGCATGCCGTGGCGGCTGCGGCACAAGCCGTACGAGCGGCTGCTGTGGGGTGCCGTGGTCGGCCAACGCAACGACCACGGCTGGGTGACGCTGCACGACGGGCGGATCGGCACGCTGCCGGTGCCGGTCGACGGGCCGGCGGCGGAAGGCTCCCTGGTGTGGCTGCAGGCGGTCGAATACGCCGAGACCGACGAGCACGGCAACGTGGCCGTCGTGGATGAACGCCTGGTCGGGCTGGTGGCCAAGCCGTTTCCGACGCCGAAGGACCCGAAGCCGAAGAACAAGGGGGCCGCACGATGA
- a CDS encoding RAMP superfamily CRISPR-associated protein codes for MTIAPVPSEAPEPLPLGNGFLNPYAFVSIPDRADLPEPLWDGRPAGHDRYHADRWTGTIGVTITTRTPMLIPDHGRRAATSPNADEPLEVRVDHKGRPMLSGSAVKGALRSAYEMITNSRFGVFQQDKQLAIRSVVDENLADLRPAVVLETGDDTATLQVVESLTPRNWQGKKLENPVQTAVWSKMTLRCECAGRCSGKIGHGTDGTDDPPRSPDLEAWIYFARLGRFPLWRVATVAEPGRLCDKSTARRRRDEDIGYEKKRKRGLTIEAQHDLVKVRGRLHRTGSTFPAGGDRKRYERFVVTQVLEGPVELKLTKVTVGKQLLDGWQATIDSYHWAHHREKETNTRYGQYVWQPQRWRQLRPHDTLYARITPADSAAGQQIQVDRLFPAMVGRVPFAGTPKQSLPEAHRPAKNHSELSPADRVFGWVGQDGRRGDEGPAYRGHLRVLPPHESQAPDPSSVQRIGGGLQLVALNSPKPSQFRFYLGDRDGKPLNGVAKDADEGYPTEPGQRRLRGRKVYLTHAEVLPGQNAVEYWKPPAGDGTGPPKPGLVNVKAGPRYREYARSPVREGDKDNVDVVTSVSQWVKQGTKFRLTLQVDNLTDTELGALLWLLWLPEGACLKLGLGKPLGFGAVRAEVDWGDTRLFHGDRLRDRYRLLSRSPEPVDVSTVRQLIDDYDALLREHLPTVRTEFLNAAYGFRNAPVHYPRAADTDKEHTPPRPGQPSTPRNTTFDWWVTNDAIGEKDNRPKDRRLALGELSNPENLVLPYHPKKKERNAGGKNGGNGGNGGGSAKKRGGGRK; via the coding sequence ATGACGATCGCACCGGTGCCGAGCGAGGCACCCGAGCCGTTGCCGCTCGGCAACGGGTTCCTCAACCCGTACGCCTTCGTGTCGATCCCGGACCGGGCCGACCTGCCGGAGCCGCTGTGGGACGGCAGGCCCGCCGGTCATGACCGTTACCACGCCGACCGGTGGACCGGGACGATCGGCGTCACCATCACCACCCGTACCCCGATGTTGATCCCCGACCATGGGCGACGCGCGGCCACCAGCCCGAACGCCGACGAGCCGTTGGAGGTGCGGGTGGACCACAAGGGCCGTCCGATGCTGTCCGGGTCGGCGGTCAAAGGCGCGCTGCGCTCGGCGTACGAGATGATCACGAACTCGCGGTTCGGGGTGTTCCAGCAGGACAAACAGTTGGCGATCCGGTCGGTGGTCGACGAAAACCTCGCCGACCTGCGACCGGCGGTGGTGCTGGAGACCGGCGACGACACCGCCACCCTGCAGGTGGTCGAGTCCCTCACGCCACGCAACTGGCAGGGCAAGAAGTTGGAAAATCCGGTGCAGACGGCGGTGTGGTCGAAAATGACACTGCGCTGCGAGTGCGCCGGCCGCTGCAGCGGCAAGATCGGGCACGGCACGGACGGCACCGACGACCCGCCGCGCAGCCCTGACCTGGAGGCGTGGATCTACTTCGCCAGGCTCGGCAGGTTCCCGCTGTGGCGGGTCGCCACCGTCGCCGAGCCGGGCAGGCTGTGCGACAAGTCGACGGCACGACGACGGCGCGACGAGGACATCGGGTACGAAAAGAAGCGCAAACGCGGGTTGACGATCGAGGCGCAACATGACCTGGTGAAGGTACGGGGACGGCTGCACCGCACCGGCAGCACTTTTCCGGCCGGCGGTGACCGGAAACGCTACGAACGTTTCGTGGTGACCCAGGTGCTCGAAGGCCCCGTCGAGTTGAAGCTGACCAAGGTCACCGTCGGCAAGCAACTGCTCGACGGCTGGCAGGCCACGATCGACTCGTACCACTGGGCGCATCACCGGGAGAAGGAGACGAACACCCGCTACGGCCAGTACGTGTGGCAGCCGCAGCGGTGGCGGCAACTGCGCCCGCACGACACCCTCTACGCCAGGATCACCCCGGCCGATTCCGCAGCCGGTCAGCAGATCCAGGTCGACCGGCTGTTCCCGGCGATGGTCGGGCGGGTGCCGTTCGCCGGCACACCGAAGCAGAGCCTGCCGGAGGCACACCGTCCAGCGAAGAATCACTCGGAGCTGTCGCCAGCCGACCGGGTGTTCGGCTGGGTGGGGCAGGACGGCCGCCGAGGTGACGAAGGACCCGCATACCGGGGGCATCTGCGGGTGCTGCCGCCGCACGAGTCGCAGGCACCGGACCCGAGCAGCGTGCAGCGGATCGGCGGAGGGCTGCAACTGGTCGCCCTCAACTCCCCCAAGCCGTCGCAGTTCCGCTTCTACCTGGGTGACCGCGACGGTAAACCGCTCAACGGGGTGGCGAAGGACGCCGACGAGGGCTACCCAACCGAGCCGGGCCAGCGCCGCTTGCGCGGACGCAAGGTCTACCTGACCCACGCCGAGGTGCTGCCCGGCCAGAACGCCGTCGAGTACTGGAAACCACCGGCTGGTGACGGCACCGGCCCGCCGAAACCAGGGCTCGTGAACGTCAAAGCCGGCCCGCGCTACCGCGAGTACGCCCGGTCGCCGGTCCGGGAAGGCGACAAGGACAACGTGGACGTCGTCACGTCGGTGTCGCAGTGGGTGAAGCAGGGCACGAAGTTCCGGCTGACGCTGCAGGTCGACAACCTCACCGACACCGAACTCGGTGCCCTGCTGTGGCTGCTGTGGCTGCCCGAAGGTGCCTGCCTCAAGCTCGGGCTCGGCAAGCCGCTCGGGTTCGGCGCGGTGCGGGCCGAGGTGGACTGGGGCGACACCAGGCTGTTCCACGGCGACCGGCTGCGGGACCGCTACCGCCTGCTGTCGCGCTCGCCGGAGCCGGTCGACGTGTCCACCGTCCGGCAGCTGATCGACGACTACGACGCCCTGCTGCGCGAACATCTACCGACCGTCCGGACGGAGTTCCTGAACGCCGCATACGGTTTCCGCAACGCGCCGGTGCACTACCCCCGGGCCGCGGACACCGACAAGGAGCACACGCCACCGCGGCCGGGCCAGCCGTCGACGCCGCGCAACACCACATTCGACTGGTGGGTGACCAACGACGCCATCGGCGAGAAGGACAACCGGCCGAAGGACCGACGGCTGGCGCTGGGCGAGCTGTCCAACCCGGAAAACCTCGTCCTGCCGTACCACCCGAAGAAGAAGGAACGCAACGCTGGTGGCAAGAACGGGGGCAACGGGGGCAACGGCGGTGGCAGCGCCAAGAAGCGCGGCGGCGGCCGGAAGTAG